Genomic window (Granulicella arctica):
CGCTCACGACCTTGCTCTTTTTGCGCTCCTCAACATGCACCGTGGAGCTAAGGGCCAGTCGGCAGTGCTTAGCGCGCAGAGTATTGAGGAGCTGCAAAAGCCTGTCTTTACTGGCCCTTCCGGGGTTGCGACTACCTTTGGATGGTTCAGGAGCGAGACCGCGTCCGGGGTTCCCTTCTTCTTCAAGACCGGTGGGGACCCGGGAGTGGCCAACAGAATGTGCTTTGTGCCATCGAAGGGCCTGGCCTGCGTCGTCGTCACCAATCGATCGAATACTGCGGAGCTGGCCTATAGCGTGTGCGATGAAGTGCTCGCGAAGTACCTGCCGGACTGGCGTCGTCCAGAGGAAGACTGCGGCTTGCCAGCCAAATCGTTCGTCGCGACCCCGGAGTGGAAAGGACGATGGCGGGGGCTGCTTGAGGGTGGCGGCGCGAAGATGCCGATTGAGCTCGACATCGAGTCCGATGACGCCGCGAGCCTGGCGATTGGGGGAGATCGAGCGGAAGCGATAACCAGGTTGCGGTCAGAGGGTGAGGCGTTTACAGGCCTTTCCACTGGGAAGATCGATGCACCTGATGCCGTAAGAACGGGGGCCAGGACGCTTCAGATCAAACTGGTTCTGCGCGAAGATCGGGTCGCCGGCAGAGTGCTTGCCGTCGCCGGTGACCCGAATGTGAAGAATGTGAGCCTGCCGTTTGTGATCACATTGTCGCGACGTTGAACTGAGTCTTGGCGTCATCTGCGTGTTTATTGGGCGGGTTTCTGCAGGGGCTCTCCTATGGGGACGGGTTTGCCGAATTGGGGGCGGCCCAGTTTGTTCCAGGTGAACTGCTGGATGCGAGGTGAGCGGAGGTTGCCGCAGCCTTCGCCGGCTTTGGGATTGGCGTGGTAGATGATCCAGTCCTGCTTGCCGTCGGGGGATTTGAAGAAGCCGTTGTGGCCGGGACCGAAGGCTCCGGCGGTGGGATCGGTGCTGAGGAAGGGATGGTCGATTTTGTTCCAGGTGCTCGCTTCGAGGGGGTTGGCGGAGGTGCTGGCTTCGAGGACGCCGAGGGTGTAGAAGTCGGTCCAGCAGCCGGAGGCGGAGAAGACGATGAACATCTTGTTGCCGTGGGCGAGGAACTCGGGGCCTTCGTTGACGTTGACGTGGCGGTTGGGGAGGTCGCCGTGCTGCTCCCAGGGGAAGGTGGGTTTGGAGATGAGGGTGCGGGGCGAGTCGATGGTCCAGGGATTGCTCATGTGGGCGATGTAGAGGTCCTGCTCGCCGTCGGTGGCACCCTTCCAGCCGGCCCAGACGAGATAGTGCTGGCCGTGGAGTTCGAAAGTGGTGGCGTCGATGGCCCAGTTATCACTGGGATCGCTGATTTTGCCTTTCATGATCCAGGTGCCCTCGATGGGATCGTCACTGTCATTTTCGACGACGTAGATGCGGTGGTCAGCGTTTTGGCCGGCATCGGCGGCGAAATAGATGTACCACTTGTTGTCCCAGCGATGGAGCTCGGGAGCCCAGAGGTCCTTGGACCAGGGATGGTTTGGCTCGGGGGTCCAGACGGCCTTCTTCTGGGCGTGGCGGAGGTCGGTGATGTCGGCTGTCTTGCGCAGGGTGAGATTGCTGCCGGTGGAGTTCAGGTAGTAGTAGAAGCCCTTCCACCCGACGACCCAGGGGTCAGGGCCATCGTCGAGCAGCGGGTCGGTGAAGGTGTTTGCCTGCGCAGGAGAGGCGGCTTGCGGGGGTGCTGCCTGGGCGAAGCTGGTTGGTATTGCGCACAGCAGCGCACCGAGTAGAAGGCCTGTCATCCGTTGCAGAATCATCGTGGGTCTCATCGGGCCATTCTAGGGAATTTGCGGCGCGCGTGTGAAATCGCTTACAAAACTTTTCGTCGCTTTCAACCGGTGGCAAGGGCGGTCTCCTGAAGCCGCAAAGGAATGACATGGCGATGACGGGGGCGTGACAACGCTCTCGGCGTTCCGGGGCAGGATCGAAGGCATGATGGATTTAGTGTTCCTGAGTGATTGCGGTAGTGTGCAGGTCGAACGAAGCGACACTGCATGAGCCCTGTCGCCACGCTTCGCAAGACGTTACGCCGTGTGCTGCTGGGTTCGGCTGGGCGGCCACAGATCCTTGACCTGCCGCTCCACTCGCCGCAAGCGCAGGTGGCGGTGTGGCTGCATGGGCTGGGCGAGCCGCTGGAGGTGACGGGCTGCCATGCGGTGGCATGCGTCGCGCCATTCCTGCTATGTATCGGGCTTGGCTCGGCTGGGCGGCGGGTGCCGGTTCGGAGCCAGCGGCTGCTGCTGCGGCTGAGTGAGCGGGCCGGGGATGAGCGGCTGCTGGGAGAGATTCGGCTGAGGTGGGTGCGGACGATTGCGACTTCGGGGGTTGAGTTGTGCCTGTTTCGGGCCGTGGCGTGTACCAACTTTCGGCTACCGATGCTGCGGCGTTGGACCCGCATGTTTTATTCGGCGCATGATCGGTGGAAAAGCCGTAAGACGGTGGCGGTGAAGGTTTCGTCGCTCGATGTGCGGTGTAATGAGGTGGTGTTTATCTGTCCTCGGCCGACGGCGCTGGTCAGTCTGGACCGTGAGGGGATCGGGAATCTCTTCCCAATGAACCTGATGGGGGATGTGGGCGAGGGCTACTTCGTGTTCGCGCTGAACGCTGCGCGGCAGGCGCCGATGGTCGCTGAGTTTGCGCAGGTGGCGATCGTGACGGTTCCGTTCGAGCGGGCGGAGGAGGTGCGGCAGTTAGGCAAGAATCATCACCGGGCGTCGATCGAGTGGGACGAGCTTCCGTTTGAGATGCGTCCTTCGCCGGTGCTGAAGGTGCCGATCCCGTGCTTTGCATTGATGGTTCGTGAACTTGCAGTTGAAGGCGTCCATACGCTGGGCAGCCATAGCTTCTTTGTGGGGCGGATTCTGCACGAGCAGGTGTATCGCGCCGGTCCCGAGTTCTACCGCGTGCATGGTGTGAATCTCAATTAGCTGCGGGTCGGGTCAGTGTCGATCCACTGGAAAAACTCTGGAAGACCAGGACGGAGATGCTGGGCGATGATGCCGTTCGTGTTGCTCCAGAGGCGGTAGTAGGGCCTTGCGTGGTCGAGGTGGGTGGGAGCGGCGACGGGCTCCTGTTGGGTGGCGAGGGTGATCTCGTCAGGGCTGAGTGGACGGACGCCCTGGGTGCCGATCGTCTGAGGGTTATCGCCGAGCCGTCGGAAGGTGAGGTAGTTGCCGACGAGGTTGAAGGTGGCCCATGGAGCGGTGATTCGCTCACCATCGATGAGAAGGGCCGGGTGTCGACCGGCGGCATAGGCGTAGTAGATCAGCGCGCCGTTGGGTGGCCACGCGGTGGGGAGACCTGGTGTGAGGCGCACGTCCCAGAAGACGTGATGGGTGACGTCGAGGGTCTCGGTGGAGGCGGAGAGGTGCTGCTTTGTGGCGGGCCACTCGGTGTCGAGGATGCGTTGGATGGCAGGGTTCATTGGCTTAGGTAGAGTAGCCCGTTACTCGGACGACCTTATACTTTTCGGTATGCCTAGCGATCTGTTGCAGCCGGTGACTTTGAAGGGGGAGTACGTGGAACTGGTGCCGCTTTCGATGGAGCATCGCGAAGGGTTGATGCGGGCGGTCGAGGATGGTGAGGTATGGCAGCTCTGGTATACGAGCGTTCCTTCGCCTGCGGGAATGGAGGCGGAGATCGAGCGGCGGCTGGGACTGTGGAGAGCGGGATCGATGCTGCCGTTTGCGGTGATCGAGCCGGGGACGGGCGACGTGGTGGGAATGACTACGTATATGAATGTCGATGTGGGGAATCGCCGGGTAGAGATCGGGTCGACGTGGTATGCGGCGCGGGTGCGGCGGACGGCATTGAATACGGAGGCGAAGCTGCTGCTGTTAGGGCATGCGTTCGACGGGTTGAGCTGCATTGCCGTGGAGTTTCGAACACACTTCATGAATTACGCCAGTCGGCGGGCAATTGAGCGGCTGGGGGCGAAGCTGGACGGGATCCTGCGTTCGCATGCGGTGATGGCGGATGGGACTTTGCGGGATACCTGCGTTTATAGCGTGATTGC
Coding sequences:
- a CDS encoding glycoside hydrolase family 43 protein, with amino-acid sequence MILQRMTGLLLGALLCAIPTSFAQAAPPQAASPAQANTFTDPLLDDGPDPWVVGWKGFYYYLNSTGSNLTLRKTADITDLRHAQKKAVWTPEPNHPWSKDLWAPELHRWDNKWYIYFAADAGQNADHRIYVVENDSDDPIEGTWIMKGKISDPSDNWAIDATTFELHGQHYLVWAGWKGATDGEQDLYIAHMSNPWTIDSPRTLISKPTFPWEQHGDLPNRHVNVNEGPEFLAHGNKMFIVFSASGCWTDFYTLGVLEASTSANPLEASTWNKIDHPFLSTDPTAGAFGPGHNGFFKSPDGKQDWIIYHANPKAGEGCGNLRSPRIQQFTWNKLGRPQFGKPVPIGEPLQKPAQ
- a CDS encoding GNAT family N-acetyltransferase; the protein is MAGFIGLGRVARYSDDLILFGMPSDLLQPVTLKGEYVELVPLSMEHREGLMRAVEDGEVWQLWYTSVPSPAGMEAEIERRLGLWRAGSMLPFAVIEPGTGDVVGMTTYMNVDVGNRRVEIGSTWYAARVRRTALNTEAKLLLLGHAFDGLSCIAVEFRTHFMNYASRRAIERLGAKLDGILRSHAVMADGTLRDTCVYSVIAPEWQTVRAHLRWELTRVRES